One genomic region from Capra hircus breed San Clemente chromosome 18, ASM170441v1, whole genome shotgun sequence encodes:
- the ESRP2 gene encoding epithelial splicing regulatory protein 2 isoform X1 — MTPPPPQPPPPGPNPTADSAADPRPGPGPLVVLFGATAGALGPDLGSDETDLILLVWQVVEPRSRQVGTLHKSLVRAEAAALSPQCREASGLSSDSLARAEPLDKVLQQFSQLVSGDVALLGGGPYMLCTDGQQLLRQVLHPEASRKNLVLPDTFFSFYDLRREFHVQHPSARSARDLTVATMAQDLGLETDATEDDFGVWEVKTMVAIILHLLESPSGQLFLKPEVVKQKYETGPCSKADVVDSETVVRARGLPWQSSDQDVARFFKGLNIARGGVALCLNAQGRRNGEALIRFVDSEQRDLALQRHKHHMGIRYIEVYKATGEEFVKIAGGTSLEVARFLSREDQVILRLRGLPFSAGPADVLGFLGPECPVTGGADGLLFVRHPDGRPTGDAFALFACEELAQAALRRHKGMLGKRYIELFRSTAAEVQQVLNRYASSPLLPTLTAPLLPIPFPLAAGSGRDCVRLRGLPYTATIEDILSFLGEAAADIRPHGVHMVLNQQGRPSGDAFIQMTSAERALAAAQRCHKKAMKERYVEVVPCSTEEMSRVLMGGTLGRSGMSPPPCKLPCLSPPAYATFQATPTLIPTETAALYPSSALLPAARVPAAPTPVAYYPGPATQLYMNYTAYYPSPPVSPTTVGYLTTPPAALASAPTSVLSQPGALVRMQGVPYTAGMKDLLSVFQAYQLAPDDYTSLIPVGDPARTVLQAPKEWVCL; from the exons ATGACTCCGCCGccaccccagcccccgcccccaggcccgAACCCCACTGCAGACTCCGCTGCCGACCCCCGACCGGGGCCTGGACCCCTGGTCGTACTGTTCGGGGCCACGGCCGGTGCGTTGGGGCCGGACCTGGGTTCCGACGAGACCGACTTAATCCTCCTAGTCTGGCAAGTGGTGGAGCCGCGGAGCCGCCAG GTGGGGACATTGCATAAGTCACTGGTTCGCGCCGAGGCGGCCGCGCTGAGCCCGCAGTGCCGCGAGGCGAGCGGCCTGAGCTCCGACAGCCTGGCGCGGGCCGAGCCGCTGGACAAAGTGCTGCAGCAG TTCTCACAGCTGGTGAGCGGGGATGTGGCTCTGCTGGGCGGGGGCCCCTACATGCTCTGCACTGATGGGCAGCAACTGCTGCGACAGGTCCTGCACCCTGAGGCCTCCAGGAAG AACCTGGTGCTCCCCgacaccttcttctccttctacGACCTCCGCAGAGAGTTCCACGTGCAGCACCCGAGTGCCCGCTCTGCCAGGGACCTCACCGTGGCCACCATGGCACAGG ACTTGGGGCTGGAGACAGATGCCACAGAGGATGATTTTGGGGTGTGGGAAGTGAAGACAATGGTAGCCATCATCCTCCACCTGCTTGAAAGTCCCAGTG GTCAACTGTTTTTGAAGCCTGAAGTGGTGAAGCAGAAATATGAGACAGGGCCTTG CAGCAAGGCCGACGTGGTGGACAGCGAGACTGTGGTTCGGGCTCGTGGGCTGCCATGGCAGTCATCAGACCAGGACGTGGCTCGATTCTTCAAAGGGCTCAATATTGCCAG GGGTGGTGTAGCACTGTGCCTCAACGCCCAGGGCCGCAGAAATGGTGAGGCCCTCATCCGTTTTGTGGACAGCGAACAGCGGGACCTAGCGCTGCAGAGACACAAGCACCACATGGGCATCCGCTATATCGAG GTGTATAAAGCAACAGGAGAGGAGTTTGTGAAGATCGCAGGGG GCACATCACTAGAGGTGGCGCGTTTCCTGTCACGGGAAGACCAAGTGATCCTGCGGCTGCGGGGACTGCCCTTTTCGGCTGGGCCAGCAGATGTGCTAGGCTTCCTGGGGCCAGAGTGCCCCGTAACGGGGGGCGCTGATGGGCTGCTCTTTGTGCGCCATCCTGATGGCCGGCCCACGGGTGATGCCTTTGCCCTCTTCGCCTGTGAGGAGCTGGCACAGGCTGCGTTACGCAGGCATAAAGGCATGCTGGGTAAGCGATACATTGAACTCTTCCGGAGCACTGCAGCTGAGGTGCAGCAG GTCCTGAACCGCTACGCCTCCAGCCCACTCCTTCCCACCCTGACTGCTCCACTGCTGCCCATCCCCTTCCCACTGGCAGCTGGGAGCGGGAGAGACTGTGTACGCCTGCGAGGCCTGCCCTACACAGCCACCATTGAAGACATCCTTAGCTTTCTGGGGGAGGCAGCGGCTGACATTCGGCCTCATGGTGTGCACATGGTACTCAACCAGCAG GGCCGGCCTTCAGGTGATGCCTTCATCCAGATGACATCAGCAGAGCGGGCCCTAGCTGCTGCTCAGCGCTGCCATAAGAAAGCAATGAAGGAACGCTATGTGGAGGTGGTCCCCTGCTCCACAGAGGAGATGAGCCGTGTCCTGATGGGGGGCACCTTGGGCCGCAGTGGCATGTCCCCTCCACCCTGCAAGCTGCCCT GCCTCTCACCACCCGCCTACGCCACCTTCCAGGCCACCCCGACCCTCATTCCCACTGAGACAGCAGCTCTGTATCCCTCTTCAGCACTGCTCCCAGCTGCCAGGGTGCCTGCTGCTCCCACCCCAGTCGCCTACTACCCAGGGCCAGCCACTCAACTCTACATGAACTACACAGCGTACTACCCCAG CCCCCCTGTTTCCCCCACCACTGTGGGCTACCTCACCACACCCCCTGCAGCCCTGGCCTCTGCTCCCACCTCTGTGTTGTCCCAGCCAGGAGCCCTGGTCCGTATGCAGGGTGTCCCATACACAGCTGGTATGAAGGATCTGCTCAGCGTCTTCCAGGCCTACCAG CTAGCCCCTGATGACTACACCAGCCTGATTCCTGTTGGTGACCCAGCTCGCACTGTGCTACAGGCCCCCAAAGAATGGGTGTGTTTGTAG
- the ESRP2 gene encoding epithelial splicing regulatory protein 2 isoform X3 has translation MTPPPPQPPPPGPNPTADSAADPRPGPGPLVVLFGATAGALGPDLGSDETDLILLVWQVVEPRSRQVGTLHKSLVRAEAAALSPQCREASGLSSDSLARAEPLDKVLQQFSQLVSGDVALLGGGPYMLCTDGQQLLRQVLHPEASRKNLVLPDTFFSFYDLRREFHVQHPSARSARDLTVATMAQDLGLETDATEDDFGVWEVKTMVAIILHLLESPSGQLFLKPEVVKQKYETGPCSKADVVDSETVVRARGLPWQSSDQDVARFFKGLNIARGGVALCLNAQGRRNGEALIRFVDSEQRDLALQRHKHHMGIRYIEVYKATGEEFVKIAGGTSLEVARFLSREDQVILRLRGLPFSAGPADVLGFLGPECPVTGGADGLLFVRHPDGRPTGDAFALFACEELAQAALRRHKGMLGKRYIELFRSTAAEVQQVLNRYASSPLLPTLTAPLLPIPFPLAAGSGRDCVRLRGLPYTATIEDILSFLGEAAADIRPHGVHMVLNQQGRPSGDAFIQMTSAERALAAAQRCHKKAMKERYVEVVPCSTEEMSRVLMGGTLGRSGMSPPPCKLPSLLPAARVPAAPTPVAYYPGPATQLYMNYTAYYPSPPVSPTTVGYLTTPPAALASAPTSVLSQPGALVRMQGVPYTAGMKDLLSVFQAYQLAPDDYTSLIPVGDPARTVLQAPKEWVCL, from the exons ATGACTCCGCCGccaccccagcccccgcccccaggcccgAACCCCACTGCAGACTCCGCTGCCGACCCCCGACCGGGGCCTGGACCCCTGGTCGTACTGTTCGGGGCCACGGCCGGTGCGTTGGGGCCGGACCTGGGTTCCGACGAGACCGACTTAATCCTCCTAGTCTGGCAAGTGGTGGAGCCGCGGAGCCGCCAG GTGGGGACATTGCATAAGTCACTGGTTCGCGCCGAGGCGGCCGCGCTGAGCCCGCAGTGCCGCGAGGCGAGCGGCCTGAGCTCCGACAGCCTGGCGCGGGCCGAGCCGCTGGACAAAGTGCTGCAGCAG TTCTCACAGCTGGTGAGCGGGGATGTGGCTCTGCTGGGCGGGGGCCCCTACATGCTCTGCACTGATGGGCAGCAACTGCTGCGACAGGTCCTGCACCCTGAGGCCTCCAGGAAG AACCTGGTGCTCCCCgacaccttcttctccttctacGACCTCCGCAGAGAGTTCCACGTGCAGCACCCGAGTGCCCGCTCTGCCAGGGACCTCACCGTGGCCACCATGGCACAGG ACTTGGGGCTGGAGACAGATGCCACAGAGGATGATTTTGGGGTGTGGGAAGTGAAGACAATGGTAGCCATCATCCTCCACCTGCTTGAAAGTCCCAGTG GTCAACTGTTTTTGAAGCCTGAAGTGGTGAAGCAGAAATATGAGACAGGGCCTTG CAGCAAGGCCGACGTGGTGGACAGCGAGACTGTGGTTCGGGCTCGTGGGCTGCCATGGCAGTCATCAGACCAGGACGTGGCTCGATTCTTCAAAGGGCTCAATATTGCCAG GGGTGGTGTAGCACTGTGCCTCAACGCCCAGGGCCGCAGAAATGGTGAGGCCCTCATCCGTTTTGTGGACAGCGAACAGCGGGACCTAGCGCTGCAGAGACACAAGCACCACATGGGCATCCGCTATATCGAG GTGTATAAAGCAACAGGAGAGGAGTTTGTGAAGATCGCAGGGG GCACATCACTAGAGGTGGCGCGTTTCCTGTCACGGGAAGACCAAGTGATCCTGCGGCTGCGGGGACTGCCCTTTTCGGCTGGGCCAGCAGATGTGCTAGGCTTCCTGGGGCCAGAGTGCCCCGTAACGGGGGGCGCTGATGGGCTGCTCTTTGTGCGCCATCCTGATGGCCGGCCCACGGGTGATGCCTTTGCCCTCTTCGCCTGTGAGGAGCTGGCACAGGCTGCGTTACGCAGGCATAAAGGCATGCTGGGTAAGCGATACATTGAACTCTTCCGGAGCACTGCAGCTGAGGTGCAGCAG GTCCTGAACCGCTACGCCTCCAGCCCACTCCTTCCCACCCTGACTGCTCCACTGCTGCCCATCCCCTTCCCACTGGCAGCTGGGAGCGGGAGAGACTGTGTACGCCTGCGAGGCCTGCCCTACACAGCCACCATTGAAGACATCCTTAGCTTTCTGGGGGAGGCAGCGGCTGACATTCGGCCTCATGGTGTGCACATGGTACTCAACCAGCAG GGCCGGCCTTCAGGTGATGCCTTCATCCAGATGACATCAGCAGAGCGGGCCCTAGCTGCTGCTCAGCGCTGCCATAAGAAAGCAATGAAGGAACGCTATGTGGAGGTGGTCCCCTGCTCCACAGAGGAGATGAGCCGTGTCCTGATGGGGGGCACCTTGGGCCGCAGTGGCATGTCCCCTCCACCCTGCAAGCTGCCCT CACTGCTCCCAGCTGCCAGGGTGCCTGCTGCTCCCACCCCAGTCGCCTACTACCCAGGGCCAGCCACTCAACTCTACATGAACTACACAGCGTACTACCCCAG CCCCCCTGTTTCCCCCACCACTGTGGGCTACCTCACCACACCCCCTGCAGCCCTGGCCTCTGCTCCCACCTCTGTGTTGTCCCAGCCAGGAGCCCTGGTCCGTATGCAGGGTGTCCCATACACAGCTGGTATGAAGGATCTGCTCAGCGTCTTCCAGGCCTACCAG CTAGCCCCTGATGACTACACCAGCCTGATTCCTGTTGGTGACCCAGCTCGCACTGTGCTACAGGCCCCCAAAGAATGGGTGTGTTTGTAG
- the ESRP2 gene encoding epithelial splicing regulatory protein 2 isoform X2 has product MTPPPPQPPPPGPNPTADSAADPRPGPGPLVVLFGATAGALGPDLGSDETDLILLVWQVVEPRSRQVGTLHKSLVRAEAAALSPQCREASGLSSDSLARAEPLDKVLQQFSQLVSGDVALLGGGPYMLCTDGQQLLRQVLHPEASRKNLVLPDTFFSFYDLRREFHVQHPSARSARDLTVATMAQDLGLETDATEDDFGVWEVKTMVAIILHLLESPSGQLFLKPEVVKQKYETGPCKADVVDSETVVRARGLPWQSSDQDVARFFKGLNIARGGVALCLNAQGRRNGEALIRFVDSEQRDLALQRHKHHMGIRYIEVYKATGEEFVKIAGGTSLEVARFLSREDQVILRLRGLPFSAGPADVLGFLGPECPVTGGADGLLFVRHPDGRPTGDAFALFACEELAQAALRRHKGMLGKRYIELFRSTAAEVQQVLNRYASSPLLPTLTAPLLPIPFPLAAGSGRDCVRLRGLPYTATIEDILSFLGEAAADIRPHGVHMVLNQQGRPSGDAFIQMTSAERALAAAQRCHKKAMKERYVEVVPCSTEEMSRVLMGGTLGRSGMSPPPCKLPCLSPPAYATFQATPTLIPTETAALYPSSALLPAARVPAAPTPVAYYPGPATQLYMNYTAYYPSPPVSPTTVGYLTTPPAALASAPTSVLSQPGALVRMQGVPYTAGMKDLLSVFQAYQLAPDDYTSLIPVGDPARTVLQAPKEWVCL; this is encoded by the exons ATGACTCCGCCGccaccccagcccccgcccccaggcccgAACCCCACTGCAGACTCCGCTGCCGACCCCCGACCGGGGCCTGGACCCCTGGTCGTACTGTTCGGGGCCACGGCCGGTGCGTTGGGGCCGGACCTGGGTTCCGACGAGACCGACTTAATCCTCCTAGTCTGGCAAGTGGTGGAGCCGCGGAGCCGCCAG GTGGGGACATTGCATAAGTCACTGGTTCGCGCCGAGGCGGCCGCGCTGAGCCCGCAGTGCCGCGAGGCGAGCGGCCTGAGCTCCGACAGCCTGGCGCGGGCCGAGCCGCTGGACAAAGTGCTGCAGCAG TTCTCACAGCTGGTGAGCGGGGATGTGGCTCTGCTGGGCGGGGGCCCCTACATGCTCTGCACTGATGGGCAGCAACTGCTGCGACAGGTCCTGCACCCTGAGGCCTCCAGGAAG AACCTGGTGCTCCCCgacaccttcttctccttctacGACCTCCGCAGAGAGTTCCACGTGCAGCACCCGAGTGCCCGCTCTGCCAGGGACCTCACCGTGGCCACCATGGCACAGG ACTTGGGGCTGGAGACAGATGCCACAGAGGATGATTTTGGGGTGTGGGAAGTGAAGACAATGGTAGCCATCATCCTCCACCTGCTTGAAAGTCCCAGTG GTCAACTGTTTTTGAAGCCTGAAGTGGTGAAGCAGAAATATGAGACAGGGCCTTG CAAGGCCGACGTGGTGGACAGCGAGACTGTGGTTCGGGCTCGTGGGCTGCCATGGCAGTCATCAGACCAGGACGTGGCTCGATTCTTCAAAGGGCTCAATATTGCCAG GGGTGGTGTAGCACTGTGCCTCAACGCCCAGGGCCGCAGAAATGGTGAGGCCCTCATCCGTTTTGTGGACAGCGAACAGCGGGACCTAGCGCTGCAGAGACACAAGCACCACATGGGCATCCGCTATATCGAG GTGTATAAAGCAACAGGAGAGGAGTTTGTGAAGATCGCAGGGG GCACATCACTAGAGGTGGCGCGTTTCCTGTCACGGGAAGACCAAGTGATCCTGCGGCTGCGGGGACTGCCCTTTTCGGCTGGGCCAGCAGATGTGCTAGGCTTCCTGGGGCCAGAGTGCCCCGTAACGGGGGGCGCTGATGGGCTGCTCTTTGTGCGCCATCCTGATGGCCGGCCCACGGGTGATGCCTTTGCCCTCTTCGCCTGTGAGGAGCTGGCACAGGCTGCGTTACGCAGGCATAAAGGCATGCTGGGTAAGCGATACATTGAACTCTTCCGGAGCACTGCAGCTGAGGTGCAGCAG GTCCTGAACCGCTACGCCTCCAGCCCACTCCTTCCCACCCTGACTGCTCCACTGCTGCCCATCCCCTTCCCACTGGCAGCTGGGAGCGGGAGAGACTGTGTACGCCTGCGAGGCCTGCCCTACACAGCCACCATTGAAGACATCCTTAGCTTTCTGGGGGAGGCAGCGGCTGACATTCGGCCTCATGGTGTGCACATGGTACTCAACCAGCAG GGCCGGCCTTCAGGTGATGCCTTCATCCAGATGACATCAGCAGAGCGGGCCCTAGCTGCTGCTCAGCGCTGCCATAAGAAAGCAATGAAGGAACGCTATGTGGAGGTGGTCCCCTGCTCCACAGAGGAGATGAGCCGTGTCCTGATGGGGGGCACCTTGGGCCGCAGTGGCATGTCCCCTCCACCCTGCAAGCTGCCCT GCCTCTCACCACCCGCCTACGCCACCTTCCAGGCCACCCCGACCCTCATTCCCACTGAGACAGCAGCTCTGTATCCCTCTTCAGCACTGCTCCCAGCTGCCAGGGTGCCTGCTGCTCCCACCCCAGTCGCCTACTACCCAGGGCCAGCCACTCAACTCTACATGAACTACACAGCGTACTACCCCAG CCCCCCTGTTTCCCCCACCACTGTGGGCTACCTCACCACACCCCCTGCAGCCCTGGCCTCTGCTCCCACCTCTGTGTTGTCCCAGCCAGGAGCCCTGGTCCGTATGCAGGGTGTCCCATACACAGCTGGTATGAAGGATCTGCTCAGCGTCTTCCAGGCCTACCAG CTAGCCCCTGATGACTACACCAGCCTGATTCCTGTTGGTGACCCAGCTCGCACTGTGCTACAGGCCCCCAAAGAATGGGTGTGTTTGTAG